In Paenibacillus bovis, one DNA window encodes the following:
- a CDS encoding arsenic resistance protein: MSSREQLEKNQVWLYALALIIAAGVGLIWPKSSASLNHIISFVLAVLMYGMFAQIPFFRLKEALANRQFIYALLITNYIAVPIIVWGLTRFLPTDPALILGVFLVLLTPCIDYVIVFTHLGRGNEKLVLVSTPLLFVTQMFLLPIYLWLFMGTQTAEIMSVGPFLEAFFGLIVIPLVLALLTQWWAKRQPRGVRFLDATAWLPVPFMALTLFVVVASQITKLYTSFDFISQVIPVYVAYMIIVPIAARIVSRIFHLDTGAGRALIFSAGTRNSLVVLPFALALPEPLNGLVSAVIVTQTIVELIGELIYIRLIPKVLIRETDKTLNN, encoded by the coding sequence ATGAGTTCAAGAGAACAATTAGAAAAGAATCAAGTATGGCTCTATGCTTTAGCACTAATCATCGCTGCTGGAGTAGGCTTGATATGGCCAAAGTCCAGCGCAAGTTTAAATCATATTATTTCATTCGTACTTGCCGTTCTAATGTATGGGATGTTTGCACAAATACCGTTTTTTCGCTTAAAAGAAGCACTAGCGAATCGGCAGTTCATTTACGCTCTGCTTATTACGAATTACATAGCCGTTCCGATCATTGTTTGGGGGTTAACCCGGTTTCTTCCAACCGATCCGGCCTTAATATTAGGAGTATTTCTAGTTTTGCTTACTCCGTGCATTGATTACGTTATTGTTTTTACTCATCTTGGTCGTGGGAACGAGAAACTGGTTTTAGTTTCAACACCATTACTCTTTGTTACCCAAATGTTTTTACTACCAATATATTTATGGCTTTTTATGGGGACACAAACAGCAGAAATTATGAGTGTCGGACCGTTTCTTGAAGCATTTTTTGGCCTTATTGTAATTCCTCTGGTACTTGCTCTACTTACTCAATGGTGGGCGAAACGACAACCACGCGGAGTTCGTTTTCTTGATGCTACAGCTTGGCTACCGGTACCTTTTATGGCATTAACTCTTTTTGTTGTCGTTGCATCACAAATCACTAAACTGTATACATCGTTTGATTTCATCAGCCAAGTGATCCCTGTTTACGTAGCGTATATGATTATTGTACCGATTGCTGCGCGTATAGTTTCCCGTATATTCCATTTAGATACCGGAGCGGGCCGGGCTCTAATTTTTAGTGCTGGAACCCGTAACTCTCTTGTCGTTCTTCCTTTTGCGCTTGCTCTACCAGAACCTCTTAACGGGCTGGTGTCTGCTGTAATCGTAACTCAAACAATCGTAGAACTTATTGGGGAACTAATTTATATTCGCCTTATTCCAAAAGTTCTGATAAGAGAAACGGATAAAACTTTGAATAACTAA
- a CDS encoding heavy metal translocating P-type ATPase: MDNKVENTEDKNVYRVQGFTCTNCAGIFEKNVKSLPGVKDAQVNFGASKITVYGSTTVEELEKAGSFESLKVTPEKQRIIEKKKPFWQEHWNVLLSAILLALGYFLGQQYGEESVWSAATYVASIIIGGYELFKKGIKNLFRLQFDMNTLMTVAIIGAAAIGEWGEGATVVILFAISEALERYSMEKARQSIRSLMDIAPKEALIRRGSEEITVSVDDIRVGDIMIVKPGQKLAMDGIVIKGTSTINQAAITGESVPVTKTIDDEVFAGTLNEEGLLEVKVTKHVEDTTISKIIHLVEEAQAERAPSQAFVDRFAKYYTPAIMILALGIAVVPPVLAGADWGEWIYRGLALLVVGCPCALVISTPVSIVTAIGNAAKNGVLIKGGIHLEEAGRLAAIAFDKTGTLTKGFPEVTDVETFGNHDEKELLAIAAVIEKGSQHPLASAIVRKAEDLEADLSLAVEDFQSITGKGVKAKVNGELYYVGSPKLFVEIHSSMKAEMNQRIESLQKQGKTVMVLGTEQQVLALIAVADEVRDSSKDVIGQLHDIGIKKTIMLTGDNQATAEAIGHRLSVTDVKADLMPQDKLEYIKKLRKDYGNVAMIGDGVNDAPALAASTVGIAMGGAGTDTALETADIALMADDLGKLPYTIRLSRKTLAIIKQNITFSLGIKLVALAFIVPGWLTLWLAIFADMGATLIVTLNSLRLLRVKGR, encoded by the coding sequence ATGGACAATAAAGTTGAAAACACTGAAGATAAAAACGTCTACAGGGTTCAAGGCTTTACCTGTACGAATTGCGCGGGCATATTCGAGAAAAATGTAAAAAGTTTGCCTGGCGTCAAAGATGCACAAGTCAATTTCGGAGCATCTAAAATCACGGTATATGGAAGTACTACCGTTGAAGAATTAGAAAAGGCTGGCTCATTTGAAAGCCTGAAAGTCACACCTGAAAAACAACGGATTATCGAAAAGAAAAAGCCTTTCTGGCAAGAACATTGGAATGTGCTACTTTCGGCCATCTTGCTTGCGTTGGGTTACTTTTTGGGTCAGCAGTACGGTGAAGAAAGTGTATGGTCCGCAGCCACTTATGTGGCTTCTATTATCATCGGCGGTTATGAATTATTCAAAAAAGGAATCAAGAACCTTTTCCGGCTCCAGTTCGATATGAACACTCTCATGACGGTCGCCATCATCGGCGCTGCGGCGATCGGAGAATGGGGCGAGGGAGCGACGGTTGTTATTTTGTTTGCCATCAGTGAAGCTTTGGAACGTTACTCCATGGAAAAAGCTCGTCAATCCATTCGTTCCCTGATGGATATTGCACCGAAGGAGGCTCTGATCCGGCGTGGCTCTGAAGAAATTACGGTAAGCGTGGATGATATACGGGTTGGCGATATCATGATTGTAAAGCCAGGTCAAAAACTAGCCATGGATGGCATCGTGATTAAAGGGACATCCACCATTAACCAGGCAGCGATTACTGGCGAATCGGTTCCCGTAACGAAAACGATTGACGATGAAGTTTTCGCCGGCACGTTAAACGAAGAAGGATTGCTTGAAGTCAAAGTAACGAAGCATGTCGAGGATACCACGATTTCCAAAATTATTCACCTTGTGGAAGAAGCGCAAGCTGAACGCGCGCCATCGCAAGCGTTTGTTGATCGGTTTGCGAAATATTACACGCCTGCAATTATGATTTTGGCGTTAGGGATCGCGGTGGTCCCTCCGGTACTCGCAGGAGCTGATTGGGGAGAGTGGATTTATAGAGGATTGGCACTACTGGTTGTAGGGTGTCCTTGTGCGTTAGTGATTTCGACTCCGGTTTCGATTGTTACAGCGATCGGCAATGCGGCCAAGAATGGCGTTCTGATCAAAGGTGGCATTCATCTTGAGGAAGCCGGTCGCCTGGCCGCCATCGCATTTGATAAAACAGGCACTTTAACGAAGGGGTTCCCGGAAGTAACCGACGTCGAAACCTTCGGTAACCATGACGAGAAGGAATTGCTCGCTATCGCGGCAGTGATCGAAAAAGGCTCACAGCACCCGCTTGCTTCCGCGATCGTTCGCAAAGCTGAAGATCTTGAAGCCGACTTATCCTTAGCCGTTGAGGATTTTCAATCCATAACCGGGAAAGGCGTTAAAGCCAAAGTGAACGGAGAATTGTATTACGTGGGAAGTCCTAAACTTTTCGTGGAGATTCATTCCAGTATGAAAGCTGAAATGAATCAGCGTATCGAGAGCTTACAAAAACAAGGAAAAACAGTGATGGTCTTGGGGACGGAACAACAAGTCCTTGCCCTCATTGCCGTGGCCGACGAAGTACGTGATTCCAGCAAAGACGTTATTGGGCAATTGCATGATATTGGTATTAAGAAAACGATTATGCTTACGGGGGATAATCAAGCAACCGCAGAAGCTATCGGCCACCGGCTGAGTGTTACAGACGTGAAAGCCGACCTCATGCCGCAAGATAAATTAGAGTACATCAAGAAACTTCGTAAAGACTATGGCAATGTCGCTATGATTGGGGACGGTGTGAATGACGCGCCCGCGCTCGCGGCTTCAACGGTTGGGATCGCCATGGGTGGCGCGGGTACGGATACTGCGCTTGAAACGGCTGACATCGCGCTTATGGCGGACGATTTGGGCAAGCTTCCATATACGATTCGATTAAGCCGTAAAACCCTTGCGATCATAAAGCAAAACATTACGTTTTCCCTCGGGATTAAGCTTGTAGCATTGGCTTTTATTGTCCCTGGATGGTTGACGTTATGGTTGGCCATTTTCGCAGATATGGGAGCCACGCTTATTGTTACGTTGAATAGTCTTCGTCTATTAAGAGTCAAAGGAAGGTAG
- a CDS encoding C40 family peptidase translates to MKKISLVLAGAILLSSFSASSVSASESLSESVNEYIGVPYKWGGTTKSGMDCSGFILAVIDHFNINLPRVSRDQAKAGTPVSRENLRPGDLVFFNTFGKGISHAGIYVGNGEFAHSSSSKGVRISPMNQGYFKNKYVTARRVTSTSTYQHMVKS, encoded by the coding sequence TTGAAAAAAATTTCTTTGGTTTTAGCGGGAGCGATTTTACTTTCTTCTTTTTCTGCGTCTTCGGTTTCTGCAAGTGAATCGTTAAGCGAAAGTGTTAATGAATATATCGGTGTTCCTTACAAATGGGGAGGTACAACCAAAAGCGGTATGGACTGCTCCGGTTTTATCCTTGCGGTAATCGATCATTTTAATATTAATCTACCCCGTGTTTCCAGAGACCAAGCGAAAGCGGGTACTCCGGTTTCCAGAGAAAACTTGCGTCCGGGGGATTTAGTGTTTTTCAATACATTCGGTAAAGGCATTTCGCATGCCGGAATCTATGTAGGCAATGGCGAATTTGCTCATTCCTCTAGTAGTAAAGGTGTGAGAATTAGTCCGATGAATCAAGGATATTTCAAAAATAAATATGTAACAGCAAGAAGAGTAACAAGCACCAGCACTTATCAGCATATGGTCAAATCATAA
- a CDS encoding response regulator transcription factor translates to MKHILVVDDEDKIRDVVSSYLSKDGFRIEEAITGEEALSKVRQTAFDLIVLDLMLPDMAGEKVCQTIRSFSSLPILMLSAKASDNHRIRGLSIGADDYLIKPFDPREVVARVRAILRRANENHILADKVTYDNGRLIINAVQQKVICEGQVVNLTPNEFKILMLLARQPNRLFTRDDLVDRVLGYDFGGSTRTIDQHVKNLRSKIEKDPRNPYMIQTVYGAGYRFQGDL, encoded by the coding sequence ATGAAACATATACTTGTTGTAGACGACGAAGATAAGATCCGAGATGTAGTGTCGAGTTATTTAAGCAAAGATGGTTTTCGAATTGAAGAAGCTATTACAGGAGAAGAGGCTTTAAGCAAAGTTCGTCAAACAGCCTTCGATTTAATTGTTTTGGATTTGATGCTTCCAGATATGGCCGGAGAAAAAGTGTGTCAAACTATTCGTTCATTTAGTTCTCTTCCGATACTAATGTTATCTGCTAAAGCTTCAGATAATCATCGAATCCGTGGCTTATCGATAGGTGCGGATGATTACCTAATCAAACCTTTTGATCCTAGAGAAGTCGTTGCCCGTGTGCGCGCGATTCTTCGGCGTGCTAATGAAAACCATATTTTAGCAGACAAAGTGACTTATGATAACGGAAGACTGATTATTAATGCCGTGCAACAAAAAGTGATTTGCGAAGGGCAAGTCGTTAATTTAACGCCCAATGAATTTAAAATCCTTATGCTACTCGCTCGGCAACCCAATCGCCTCTTTACAAGGGATGACTTGGTTGATCGAGTACTTGGTTATGATTTTGGAGGCAGTACCCGTACGATTGATCAGCATGTAAAAAACCTTCGCTCTAAGATAGAAAAAGACCCTAGAAATCCATATATGATTCAAACTGTTTATGGAGCAGGCTATCGATTTCAAGGGGATCTATAA
- a CDS encoding sensor histidine kinase, with amino-acid sequence MKKTLYTKLVFLFVFMGILLLTLTMLTLLISIHYHMSLYVQQAGTIPSNIIKLNHHLEEALLQTTLWTFIISVFLAIFLGLRIAKQISRPLIQMKESAELMRRGSWDIRIQTNTDDELNDLASSLNHLAAQLQIQEGLRSTLSEDIAHELRTPLTTLKSHMQAFQDGIWEPTPKRIYSCYEEVERLIKLVADLEKLNEMDSPEFSLNLKKEKLNEVIVKSMEVMGAAFVEKQVNLKFKAAEQIVVNVDRDRMLQVMINVLSNALHYTPTGGSVCIEVFREKENVRIQVQDSGIGISEQDLLYIFERFYRGDQSRNRKTGGSGIGLAICRKLVVAHNGEIWATSKQGAEIYIRLPVSS; translated from the coding sequence ATGAAAAAAACCTTATATACGAAATTGGTTTTTTTGTTTGTTTTCATGGGCATATTATTATTGACACTGACAATGTTAACTTTACTTATCAGTATTCATTATCATATGAGTCTTTATGTCCAACAAGCAGGAACCATTCCCTCTAATATTATTAAGTTAAATCATCATTTAGAGGAAGCGTTACTGCAAACTACATTATGGACGTTTATCATTTCTGTTTTTTTAGCGATTTTTCTCGGCTTGCGTATTGCTAAGCAGATTTCCCGGCCACTTATTCAAATGAAAGAATCAGCCGAGTTAATGCGAAGGGGCTCATGGGATATACGGATTCAAACAAATACCGACGATGAATTAAATGATTTGGCTTCTTCTTTAAATCATCTTGCGGCGCAGCTACAAATACAAGAAGGCCTACGCTCTACTTTGTCGGAAGATATTGCTCATGAGCTTCGCACGCCCTTAACTACGTTGAAAAGTCATATGCAAGCTTTCCAAGATGGCATATGGGAGCCAACACCTAAACGAATCTATTCCTGTTACGAAGAAGTAGAACGACTGATTAAATTGGTGGCAGATTTGGAGAAACTGAATGAAATGGATTCGCCCGAATTTTCCTTGAATTTAAAGAAAGAAAAATTAAATGAAGTGATAGTGAAAAGTATGGAAGTGATGGGCGCTGCATTTGTTGAAAAACAAGTGAATTTAAAATTTAAAGCAGCCGAACAAATTGTGGTCAATGTGGATCGGGATCGTATGTTACAGGTGATGATCAACGTTTTAAGTAACGCGCTCCATTACACACCCACGGGTGGTTCAGTATGTATTGAAGTTTTTAGGGAAAAAGAAAATGTCAGGATACAGGTGCAGGATTCAGGAATTGGAATTTCTGAACAAGATTTACTTTACATTTTTGAACGATTTTATCGAGGAGATCAATCAAGGAATCGAAAAACAGGCGGTAGTGGAATTGGGCTTGCAATCTGCAGAAAATTGGTTGTGGCTCATAATGGAGAGATATGGGCTACAAGTAAACAGGGAGCAGAAATTTATATTCGACTCCCGGTATCTTCATAA
- a CDS encoding ArsR/SmtB family transcription factor, whose protein sequence is MSEKEKDLCEIYCYDEPKVRKLQNALEGQNIQGMIKTFKVLADETRMKIAFALCEEDELCVCDVANIIGSSMATASHHLRTLKQLGLAKYRKEGKLVFYSLEDEHVRQLVQLASTHSGELVINGQ, encoded by the coding sequence ATGAGCGAGAAAGAAAAGGACTTATGTGAAATTTATTGTTATGACGAACCTAAAGTCAGAAAATTACAAAATGCGCTCGAAGGACAAAACATTCAGGGCATGATAAAAACGTTCAAGGTTTTGGCTGACGAAACAAGAATGAAAATCGCATTCGCCCTATGTGAAGAAGATGAATTATGTGTTTGTGATGTAGCCAACATCATCGGATCTTCGATGGCAACGGCCTCCCATCATCTTCGCACCTTGAAACAGCTTGGTCTAGCCAAATACCGCAAGGAGGGTAAATTAGTTTTTTACTCACTGGAAGACGAGCATGTTCGTCAACTGGTACAGCTTGCTTCTACTCATTCAGGGGAGTTGGTCATCAATGGACAATAA
- a CDS encoding class I SAM-dependent methyltransferase, with the protein MNNHWNKVIYRFWAPFYDYLFNSGPFLKARKTIFENLEIKPKSKVLFVGVGTGADLRFIIGKDVAVTAIDLSPDMLDRAKNKYDSPNVKFMEMDAQDLTFTPESFDMVIANLILSVVPDPNQCFQEMIRVTRTEGRIIIFNKFAPSSEDLPLIKKIIRPVVAMMGTDIGRHFEPIIVPYENYIQVEEDASALFNGMYRKIMLRKTEKEDVII; encoded by the coding sequence ATGAATAACCATTGGAATAAAGTGATCTATCGGTTCTGGGCACCCTTCTATGATTACCTTTTTAATTCCGGGCCTTTTTTAAAGGCTCGGAAAACCATTTTTGAGAACCTCGAAATTAAACCTAAAAGCAAAGTTCTTTTTGTGGGTGTCGGTACGGGAGCAGACTTGAGGTTTATTATAGGCAAGGACGTTGCAGTAACTGCAATCGACCTGTCGCCCGACATGCTTGATCGCGCCAAGAATAAATATGACTCTCCAAACGTGAAGTTCATGGAAATGGATGCGCAAGATTTGACCTTTACACCTGAATCATTCGATATGGTCATCGCGAATCTGATCTTATCCGTCGTCCCCGATCCGAACCAATGCTTTCAAGAAATGATTCGGGTTACGCGAACAGAGGGACGTATCATCATTTTCAATAAATTTGCCCCATCATCTGAAGATTTGCCTTTAATTAAGAAGATCATTCGCCCTGTCGTAGCCATGATGGGTACGGATATCGGCCGTCATTTTGAACCAATTATCGTACCATACGAAAATTATATTCAAGTGGAGGAAGATGCTTCAGCCCTGTTTAACGGCATGTATCGAAAGATTATGCTGCGTAAAACAGAAAAAGAAGATGTGATTATTTAA
- a CDS encoding four-helix bundle copper-binding protein: MSNEQLQNCIEECLKCMVICNQCYKACLSEGHAGHMSRCIQLDRDCADICQLAASMMARGSEYAKQICELCASICEECGNECKKHDMEHCQKCAEACFKCADICRQMSA, from the coding sequence ATGTCGAACGAACAACTTCAAAATTGTATTGAGGAATGCTTGAAATGCATGGTCATTTGTAATCAGTGCTACAAAGCTTGTCTTTCAGAAGGCCATGCAGGTCACATGAGTCGATGCATTCAACTTGATCGTGACTGTGCGGACATTTGTCAACTCGCTGCTTCCATGATGGCACGTGGTAGCGAGTATGCCAAACAAATTTGCGAACTGTGCGCTTCTATTTGCGAAGAATGCGGCAATGAGTGCAAAAAGCACGATATGGAGCATTGTCAAAAATGTGCCGAAGCCTGCTTTAAATGTGCAGACATCTGCCGGCAGATGTCTGCATAA
- a CDS encoding Tn3 family transposase, producing the protein MKRNWELDELIEHFTILPNEMKLIENKTGDTRIGFAVLLKFFQNEARFPTHKFEVPKAVIAYIAKQIFSDPELYAKYDWTGRSITYHRTQIRMFFGFREDTIEDVQEMTTWLGQHVLYHDHDVEHLKEHVYSRFRELKIVPPTPDRIERLIRSAIHTYEESFFQTTYQKLPSSTLTKLDSLIDRIAYLETDDEDASGEEHGQLSFHELKADPGRAGLESVLKEINKLRTIRNLELPVDLFKDIPPKVLKKYRQRVSTEDIRELRRHPAPIRYTLLAAFFWLRSMEISDNLVDLLIQIIHRIGVRAERKVEKEILKDLRRVSNKYGILFNLAQTAISHPDGIIKDVLYPVVNEQTLKDLVKEFKHTGPAYREKIHTVIRASYGSHYRRMVPEILGILNFRSNNEVHQPVIRALELIKKYADTGLHYFPLSHDIPIDGVIRTAYKDILIEKDDKGQERINRINYEISALQMLRDKLRCKEIWVPGANRYRNPDEDLPSDFEERREKNYKALNQPLAADSFIATLKQEMIQGLEKLNAGMPKNPKVRITEKGNGWISVSPLEPQPEPTHLSRVKVEIARRWPMTSLLDILKETDLRTSFTEHFKTVANREILDRETLQKRLILSLYGLGTNTGLKRVSAGDHGESYKDLLYVRRKFIHKDNLHNAIAEVVNAIFRVRMQEIWGEGTTSCASDSKKFGAWDQNLMTEWHIRYRGRGVMIYWHVEKNSTCIYSQLKSCSSSEIAAMIEGLLRHCTDMEVEKNYVDSHGQSEVAFAFCHLLGFQLMPRLKAIHSQKLYRPEAGMTDAYPHLQPVLTRPINWELIRQQYDQMMKYATALRLGTAETEAILKRFTRNNLKHPTYQALGELGKAVKTIFLCNYLNSEELRREINEGLNVVENWNSANSFIFYGKGGEIATNRMEDQEMAVLSLHLLQNCLVYINTIMFQNVLSEKKWFDLMTPEDLRALTPLIYTHVNPYGTFRLDMKERIPLEGELA; encoded by the coding sequence ATGAAGCGAAATTGGGAACTGGATGAGTTGATTGAGCATTTCACCATACTCCCGAACGAAATGAAGTTGATAGAAAATAAAACGGGGGACACCAGGATTGGATTTGCTGTGTTATTGAAGTTTTTTCAAAATGAAGCCCGCTTTCCGACGCACAAGTTCGAGGTCCCTAAAGCTGTGATTGCCTACATTGCCAAACAGATTTTTTCCGATCCGGAACTGTATGCCAAGTATGATTGGACAGGACGCTCTATCACGTACCATCGGACACAGATCCGTATGTTCTTTGGCTTCCGCGAGGATACGATAGAGGACGTACAGGAAATGACAACATGGTTAGGCCAACATGTCCTGTATCATGATCATGATGTTGAACACCTAAAGGAACATGTCTACAGTCGATTTCGTGAGCTGAAAATCGTACCTCCCACCCCAGACCGCATCGAACGGCTCATTCGATCCGCCATTCACACCTACGAAGAAAGTTTCTTCCAAACGACCTATCAAAAACTGCCTTCCTCAACCTTGACCAAGTTAGACTCTTTGATTGATCGCATCGCTTATTTGGAAACCGATGACGAAGATGCTTCCGGAGAAGAGCATGGACAGTTATCGTTTCATGAATTGAAGGCTGATCCTGGACGAGCAGGACTTGAGAGTGTGTTAAAAGAAATCAATAAACTTCGCACGATTCGAAATTTAGAACTTCCGGTCGATCTGTTTAAAGATATCCCTCCTAAAGTGCTGAAGAAATATCGGCAGCGTGTGTCCACTGAGGATATTCGGGAGTTGCGCCGTCATCCTGCGCCGATTCGATACACGCTACTGGCGGCTTTCTTTTGGCTCCGCAGCATGGAAATATCGGACAACCTGGTCGATCTCCTTATTCAGATCATTCATCGCATCGGGGTTCGTGCAGAACGCAAGGTAGAAAAGGAAATCCTGAAGGATTTACGAAGAGTAAGTAACAAGTACGGGATCTTGTTTAATCTGGCGCAAACCGCGATCAGCCATCCGGATGGCATCATCAAAGACGTGTTGTACCCGGTCGTCAACGAGCAAACTTTAAAGGATCTGGTGAAAGAATTTAAACATACCGGTCCGGCTTACCGCGAAAAAATCCACACCGTCATCCGGGCCTCCTATGGCAGCCATTACCGTCGGATGGTTCCGGAAATTCTTGGCATTCTTAATTTTCGTTCCAATAACGAGGTTCACCAACCCGTGATACGTGCATTGGAGTTGATCAAAAAGTACGCAGACACTGGTCTGCATTATTTCCCTTTATCTCATGACATTCCGATCGATGGTGTCATCCGTACCGCATACAAAGATATTCTTATCGAAAAAGACGACAAAGGACAGGAACGGATTAACCGAATCAATTACGAGATCAGCGCTTTACAGATGCTGCGGGATAAATTGCGTTGTAAAGAAATCTGGGTACCTGGAGCTAATCGGTATCGGAATCCGGATGAAGATCTTCCGTCCGATTTCGAAGAACGTCGGGAAAAAAACTACAAGGCATTGAATCAGCCCTTAGCTGCGGATTCGTTTATTGCAACACTGAAACAAGAGATGATTCAAGGACTCGAAAAGCTGAATGCAGGCATGCCCAAGAACCCCAAAGTGCGAATTACGGAAAAGGGAAACGGCTGGATCTCTGTTTCCCCTTTGGAGCCGCAGCCAGAACCGACCCATTTATCACGAGTAAAAGTTGAAATTGCACGTCGCTGGCCGATGACCAGCCTGCTGGACATATTGAAGGAGACGGACTTGCGTACTTCATTTACGGAACATTTCAAGACGGTAGCCAACCGCGAGATTTTGGATCGGGAGACGCTGCAGAAGCGCTTGATTCTTTCTCTTTACGGTTTAGGAACCAATACCGGTTTAAAACGGGTCAGTGCCGGTGATCATGGTGAGAGCTATAAGGATCTGCTTTATGTGCGGCGCAAGTTCATTCACAAAGACAACCTGCACAATGCCATTGCTGAAGTGGTCAATGCGATCTTTCGGGTACGGATGCAGGAAATCTGGGGAGAAGGAACAACTTCCTGCGCTTCCGACTCCAAGAAATTCGGGGCCTGGGATCAGAATCTGATGACAGAGTGGCATATTCGGTACCGTGGCCGCGGCGTGATGATTTACTGGCATGTGGAGAAAAACTCTACTTGCATATACTCCCAGCTCAAATCATGTTCTTCTTCCGAGATTGCAGCTATGATCGAAGGGCTGCTTCGACATTGTACCGATATGGAAGTAGAGAAAAACTATGTGGATTCTCACGGCCAAAGTGAAGTCGCTTTTGCTTTTTGCCATCTGTTGGGCTTTCAGCTTATGCCGCGATTAAAAGCGATCCACTCCCAAAAGCTGTATCGTCCGGAGGCAGGAATGACAGATGCTTACCCTCATCTACAACCGGTGCTGACTCGTCCGATCAACTGGGAGCTGATCCGGCAGCAGTATGACCAAATGATGAAATATGCGACGGCTCTACGCTTGGGTACCGCAGAAACCGAAGCCATCCTGAAACGATTCACACGGAATAACCTGAAGCATCCTACGTATCAAGCTTTAGGCGAGCTGGGAAAGGCAGTAAAAACCATTTTCCTGTGTAACTATTTAAATTCCGAGGAGCTGCGCCGCGAAATCAACGAGGGATTAAATGTCGTAGAGAATTGGAACTCGGCTAACAGTTTTATTTTCTACGGTAAAGGTGGAGAAATTGCCACAAATCGCATGGAAGATCAGGAAATGGCCGTTTTATCCCTGCATTTGTTACAAAACTGCCTGGTGTATATCAACACCATCATGTTTCAAAATGTGTTATCGGAGAAAAAATGGTTTGACCTGATGACTCCAGAAGATTTACGAGCTTTAACTCCGTTAATTTATACCCATGTGAATCCTTATGGCACATTCCGTCTGGACATGAAGGAACGAATTCCGTTAGAAGGTGAATTGGCATGA
- a CDS encoding tyrosine-type recombinase/integrase: MIEKRVSAKRKARELAKYLRAERPDYAYLKRVFQHLRDELEIEVPKALKKLPYVPTEEELKRYYEVVWKAKNFQDMVILKTLMYTGIRVSELIHIKLTDIDFNYCQIRINKGKGSKDRIVPFPQSFKELLAMHVDSMKKKQAVYLFESSWKKKYSDRGIRKILAKYSEEAGLTQNLSPHKLRHFLLTWLKKQGIDDALIQPYSGHESRKSLEVYSKLAITDAQLEYNQVINKFPV, from the coding sequence ATGATCGAAAAACGTGTATCTGCAAAAAGAAAAGCCCGCGAATTGGCAAAATACCTGCGGGCAGAACGGCCTGACTATGCTTATCTTAAAAGAGTGTTTCAGCACCTTAGAGATGAGCTTGAAATCGAAGTGCCGAAAGCTTTAAAAAAATTGCCCTATGTCCCGACCGAAGAAGAGTTAAAACGATACTATGAGGTAGTCTGGAAAGCAAAGAATTTTCAGGATATGGTGATTTTGAAAACCCTGATGTATACCGGCATCCGCGTCAGTGAATTAATCCATATAAAACTGACGGATATCGATTTTAATTACTGCCAGATCCGGATCAACAAAGGGAAAGGGAGCAAAGATCGGATTGTTCCTTTCCCTCAGTCCTTTAAAGAACTGCTGGCCATGCATGTAGATTCGATGAAAAAGAAGCAGGCTGTGTATTTATTTGAGTCCTCCTGGAAGAAAAAATACTCGGATCGGGGAATCCGAAAGATTTTGGCCAAGTATTCCGAGGAAGCCGGGCTGACTCAGAATTTATCACCGCACAAGCTCCGTCACTTTCTACTAACTTGGCTGAAAAAGCAAGGAATCGACGATGCGCTGATTCAGCCATATTCCGGCCATGAAAGTCGAAAATCACTGGAAGTATATTCAAAGCTGGCGATCACCGATGCGCAGCTTGAATATAATCAAGTTATTAATAAATTCCCAGTTTAA